The DNA segment GGTCTACGCGCAGGACGACTGCGTCGACAAGTTCGTCCAGGACTTCGTCGCCGCGTGGGACAAGGTGATGAACCTGGACCGGTTCGAGTTGACGCGGTAGGCCGGCCGTCGAGGACCGCGGTCGGTCGGTGCGAGACTAGGCGGCCAGCTGCTCGTCGATCTGCGACAGCGCGGCGACGAGACCCTCCTCGGCTCCCATGGCGAGGATCTGCTCCATGGCCTCCAGGGTCGGGAACAGGCTCTCTATCGTCATCCGCGTCCCCGCATCGACAGGCTCCAGCCTGACGCGGGACCGGGTGACGGGGAGGTCCTCCTTTGGCTGTCCGTTCTCGTCGCCGAACCCGTCCTCGAACTCGAGGGTGTGAGGGGCGTCCACGACCAGCACCCGCCACCACCCGTGGTAGCGCTCGCCGTCCGGGCCCGTCATGAAGTAGGTCACCCGGCCGTCCGGCTTCAGGTCGTGCTCCACGAACGTGGCCGGATGCGTGGGCGGCCCCCACCAGCG comes from the Actinomycetota bacterium genome and includes:
- a CDS encoding SRPBCC domain-containing protein, producing the protein MSVTDVRKDPTTLSMVVTAEFAAPVERVWQMWDDPRRLERWWGPPTHPATFVEHDLKPDGRVTYFMTGPDGERYHGWWRVLVVDAPHTLEFEDGFGDENGQPKEDLPVTRSRVRLEPVDAGTRMTIESLFPTLEAMEQILAMGAEEGLVAALSQIDEQLAA